The following proteins are encoded in a genomic region of Pelodictyon phaeoclathratiforme BU-1:
- a CDS encoding DUF883 family protein: MEQEVEVTIHRSKPADPVEEPQHETKIPEQLKELSETISDTFSSFRESDSYEWLLKKADKATDYVKKNPMPAILVSLGAGTLFGLLFKKRR, encoded by the coding sequence ATGGAACAGGAAGTAGAGGTAACCATTCATCGCAGCAAACCCGCCGATCCGGTTGAGGAGCCGCAACACGAAACAAAAATTCCGGAGCAGCTCAAGGAGCTCAGTGAGACCATTTCTGACACCTTTTCTTCCTTCAGGGAGAGCGATTCGTATGAGTGGCTTTTGAAAAAGGCTGACAAGGCGACGGATTATGTCAAAAAAAATCCGATGCCTGCAATACTCGTTTCACTGGGTGCCGGCACCTTGTTCGGACTTTTATTCAAGAAAAGGAGATAA
- the modC gene encoding molybdenum ABC transporter ATP-binding protein yields MNLRIDAEKKQGSFLLQLKADVSGDRIGIFGQSGSGKSTLVHLISGLLQPDRGEIYLNDECMFSSVKGIDLSPERRRIAIVFQQAMLFPHLSVKANLLYGYRRCHAENRRIKPEALIALLKLQPLMQRGVHNLSGGEKQRVALGRAVLANPRLLLMDEPLSALDDTLRFQIIPYLKSVSEEFGIPYLFISHSILEMQLMTDRILVIRNGRMDETTTPDQLARNSMADNPKGYLNLLHLADPVLQNGLYAYSWGRNSLLISGGGADRASLFELSSREIILFKKHPEAISARNLLHCTVTEMFESDGRVGIVLSVNGEKLVAEIVRSAADELDITIDSPLFAAIKASSFRKLA; encoded by the coding sequence TTGAATCTGCGGATTGATGCTGAGAAAAAACAGGGCAGCTTCCTCCTGCAGCTCAAGGCGGATGTGTCGGGGGATCGCATCGGTATTTTCGGCCAGTCCGGGAGCGGCAAGTCGACGCTTGTGCATCTTATTTCAGGGCTTCTTCAGCCGGACAGGGGTGAGATCTATCTGAATGATGAGTGCATGTTCAGCTCGGTGAAGGGTATCGATCTCTCCCCTGAACGTCGGCGCATTGCGATTGTTTTTCAGCAGGCGATGCTTTTTCCGCATCTCTCGGTCAAAGCTAATCTGCTTTACGGCTACAGGCGTTGCCACGCTGAAAACCGCCGTATCAAACCGGAGGCTCTGATTGCTTTATTGAAACTGCAGCCGCTCATGCAGCGGGGTGTGCATAATCTTTCCGGCGGTGAGAAACAGCGTGTCGCTCTTGGCCGGGCGGTGCTTGCAAATCCTCGCCTGCTGCTGATGGATGAACCGCTCTCGGCTCTTGATGATACGCTGCGATTTCAGATCATTCCCTATCTGAAGAGTGTGAGTGAGGAGTTCGGAATCCCTTACCTCTTTATTTCGCACTCGATCCTTGAGATGCAATTGATGACCGACCGAATTCTTGTGATCAGGAATGGCCGAATGGATGAAACAACAACTCCCGACCAGCTTGCACGAAACAGCATGGCTGATAATCCGAAGGGCTATCTCAATCTTCTGCATCTTGCCGATCCGGTTCTGCAGAACGGTTTGTATGCTTACTCCTGGGGCCGGAACAGCCTCCTGATTTCGGGTGGAGGGGCCGACAGAGCATCCCTTTTTGAGCTTTCGTCTCGTGAGATCATCCTTTTCAAAAAACATCCTGAAGCGATCAGCGCACGAAATCTTTTGCATTGCACGGTTACAGAGATGTTTGAGTCGGATGGAAGGGTTGGTATTGTGTTGTCGGTCAATGGTGAAAAACTTGTTGCTGAAATTGTCCGTTCAGCCGCAGATGAACTGGATATTACGATCGATTCTCCTCTTTTTGCCGCAATCAAGGCCTCCTCTTTCAGAAAGCTCGCATAA
- the modB gene encoding molybdate ABC transporter permease subunit has protein sequence MTLTPEDISAIWLSLKVALTATLLALPFGFALAWLMVFRKFRGKVVLEVLVNLPLTLPPVVIGFFLLLLLGKNGWIGKVLDASGMPIIFTWKAAVLASATVGFPLLVRSIRLGMESIDQQLIEASRSLGAAWYDTLVTIILPLSLRGIMAGSSLMFARSLGEFGATIIVAGNIPGMTQTIPLAIYDYASSPSSVTMALSLCLVSIIISVVVLLVHELLGKKLDRRSAL, from the coding sequence ATGACACTGACACCTGAAGATATTTCTGCTATCTGGCTCTCTCTGAAGGTGGCGCTTACGGCGACTCTGCTTGCTTTGCCTTTCGGTTTTGCTCTTGCATGGCTGATGGTCTTCAGGAAGTTCAGGGGAAAAGTGGTGCTCGAAGTGCTGGTCAACCTCCCGCTCACGCTTCCTCCGGTAGTGATCGGTTTTTTTCTGCTGCTGCTGCTTGGAAAAAATGGCTGGATCGGAAAAGTACTCGATGCATCGGGCATGCCGATTATTTTTACCTGGAAAGCTGCCGTTCTTGCTTCGGCAACCGTCGGCTTTCCCCTGCTGGTTCGCTCAATACGGCTTGGCATGGAGTCTATCGACCAGCAGCTTATCGAGGCCTCCCGAAGCCTTGGCGCCGCATGGTACGACACGCTTGTTACCATTATTCTCCCGCTCTCCCTGCGGGGAATCATGGCGGGTTCGTCGCTGATGTTTGCCCGAAGCCTTGGTGAATTTGGCGCTACCATTATTGTTGCCGGCAATATTCCCGGTATGACGCAAACCATTCCGCTGGCTATCTACGATTATGCCAGTTCGCCCTCAAGTGTCACTATGGCTCTCTCGCTCTGCCTGGTCTCGATCATTATTTCGGTCGTTGTGCTTCTTGTTCATGAACTGCTTGGTAAAAAACTTGACCGGAGGAGTGCGCTTTGA
- a CDS encoding cytochrome b: MAENNKNAMAGSAPAKPKPAAPVAAKPAAPGTAKPAAPGAAKPAASTGGVYKPPVERAASNPYKDSRVSDLGAWFQERFYVVLPVIDYLKKKEVPKHRLSFWYYFGGLTLFFFIIQILTGLLLLQYYKPTEAEAFTSFVFIQQEVPFGWLLRQMHAWSANAMVMMAFIHMFSTFFMKSYRKPRELMWVSGFVLLVLSLGFGFTGYLLPWNELAFFATQVGTEVPKVAPGGAFLVTLLRGGEEVSGETLTRMFSLHVVLLPGLLMLVLSAHLLLVQVLGTSAPIGYKESGMIKGYEKFFPTFLAKDAIGWLIGFALLVYLAVVSPWEIGVKADALASAPLGIKPEWYFWAQFQLLKDFTFPNGELVAIILFTVGAILWILVPFIDTKSSKEEKSPIFTIIGLLVLAFLLINTYRVYLESAAL, translated from the coding sequence ATGGCTGAAAACAATAAAAACGCTATGGCAGGAAGTGCTCCGGCCAAGCCGAAACCCGCCGCTCCGGTTGCCGCCAAGCCGGCTGCTCCAGGCACGGCAAAACCCGCTGCTCCAGGCGCGGCCAAACCTGCGGCCTCCACAGGCGGCGTCTATAAACCACCCGTAGAGCGTGCGGCCTCAAATCCCTACAAGGATTCGAGAGTCAGTGACCTGGGCGCATGGTTCCAGGAACGATTCTACGTTGTACTGCCGGTAATCGATTATCTGAAGAAAAAGGAAGTCCCAAAGCACCGTCTCTCATTCTGGTACTATTTTGGCGGCCTCACCCTTTTCTTCTTCATTATCCAGATTCTGACCGGTCTGCTGCTTCTCCAGTACTACAAACCAACAGAAGCAGAAGCATTCACCTCATTTGTCTTCATTCAGCAGGAAGTACCCTTCGGCTGGCTTCTTCGCCAGATGCATGCATGGTCGGCCAACGCAATGGTCATGATGGCCTTCATTCACATGTTCAGCACCTTCTTCATGAAGTCCTACCGTAAACCACGTGAGTTGATGTGGGTGAGCGGATTTGTCCTGCTTGTGCTCAGCCTCGGCTTCGGATTTACCGGATACCTTCTTCCCTGGAACGAACTCGCATTCTTTGCAACCCAGGTAGGAACCGAAGTTCCAAAAGTTGCACCCGGCGGTGCATTCCTTGTCACTCTCCTGCGTGGTGGTGAAGAGGTGAGCGGTGAAACCCTTACCCGTATGTTCTCACTGCATGTAGTGCTGCTTCCCGGTCTTCTGATGCTGGTACTCTCGGCTCACCTGCTTCTGGTTCAGGTTCTTGGCACATCGGCGCCGATCGGATACAAAGAGTCAGGCATGATCAAAGGATACGAGAAGTTCTTCCCGACCTTCCTTGCCAAAGATGCAATCGGCTGGCTGATCGGTTTCGCTCTTCTTGTCTACCTTGCAGTGGTTTCCCCCTGGGAGATAGGCGTCAAGGCCGACGCACTTGCCTCTGCGCCACTTGGCATCAAACCCGAATGGTATTTCTGGGCACAGTTCCAGTTGCTCAAGGATTTCACCTTCCCCAACGGAGAGCTGGTTGCAATCATCCTCTTCACCGTAGGCGCAATCCTCTGGATACTGGTTCCGTTCATTGACACCAAGTCATCAAAAGAGGAGAAAAGTCCAATCTTTACCATCATTGGACTGCTCGTTCTCGCCTTCCTGCTCATCAACACCTATCGTGTTTACCTCGAATCCGCAGCATTATAA
- the modA gene encoding molybdate ABC transporter substrate-binding protein: MIRSMKRIALLCFVLLSLALPAVAGELNLSVAASMKEVINELTASYTAKHPSTVFLKNFGPSGTLAGQIENGAPVDLFIAANNQWMDYLKEKNLVDGANAKMFAYNSLVFAGRTTKKVSSMKELLKLDKIAIGSPKSVPAGEYAMTAFKNAGIEMQLAGKLVMAKDVRECLMYAELGEVDGSFVYRTDALLAQKAGLLFVVPQKLYPRVTYPMALTVKAAKNGEAKAFYLFLQGAEAQSVLRKYGFVLK, translated from the coding sequence ATGATACGATCCATGAAACGCATCGCCCTTCTCTGTTTTGTGCTCCTCTCTCTTGCTCTCCCGGCCGTGGCTGGTGAGCTGAACCTCTCTGTTGCTGCAAGCATGAAAGAGGTTATCAATGAGTTGACTGCGAGTTACACGGCAAAGCACCCTTCAACGGTGTTTCTGAAAAATTTTGGCCCATCGGGAACGCTTGCCGGTCAGATTGAAAACGGCGCTCCGGTTGACCTGTTTATTGCCGCAAACAATCAGTGGATGGATTATCTGAAAGAAAAAAATCTTGTGGATGGCGCTAACGCAAAAATGTTTGCTTACAACTCGCTGGTTTTTGCCGGGAGAACGACCAAAAAGGTGAGTTCGATGAAGGAGCTGCTGAAGCTTGACAAGATTGCCATTGGCAGTCCGAAAAGTGTGCCTGCAGGTGAGTATGCCATGACGGCCTTTAAAAATGCCGGCATTGAGATGCAGCTTGCCGGAAAGCTTGTTATGGCCAAGGATGTGAGGGAGTGCCTGATGTATGCGGAACTCGGCGAAGTTGATGGCAGCTTTGTTTACCGCACTGATGCCCTGCTGGCGCAAAAAGCCGGATTGCTTTTTGTGGTGCCGCAAAAGCTCTATCCAAGAGTGACCTACCCGATGGCGTTGACCGTAAAGGCGGCAAAAAATGGGGAGGCAAAGGCTTTCTATCTCTTCCTGCAGGGTGCTGAGGCTCAATCGGTTCTGCGCAAATATGGCTTTGTCCTTAAATAG
- a CDS encoding SDR family NAD(P)-dependent oxidoreductase, which translates to MTLSGKKVCFMTGASGVLGSEIALAVAGQGYTVFFTWNASESRATEVLEKIRWISPLSQMVRCDVSKSGDIVRAFATFREQFDRLDLLITSASNFFRTPLPNVTEEQWDSLVDTNLKGTFFTMQEAAAIMCKQPFVSRIITMTDISADLVWRNFAPYTVSKCGIQHLTRIFAKEFAPTILVNSIAPGTITLNPQKEMDSEEEMVRKIPLQRLGDPLDIVKCITFLLESDYITGQVLNVEGGRLLQ; encoded by the coding sequence ATGACTCTTTCGGGCAAAAAGGTATGCTTCATGACTGGCGCTTCGGGTGTGCTTGGCAGTGAAATTGCGCTTGCTGTGGCCGGACAGGGATATACGGTTTTTTTTACCTGGAATGCTTCGGAGTCGAGGGCTACCGAAGTTCTTGAAAAAATCAGGTGGATCAGTCCTCTGTCGCAGATGGTTCGGTGTGATGTGTCGAAGAGTGGCGATATTGTGCGTGCGTTTGCGACGTTCAGGGAGCAGTTTGACCGGCTTGACCTGCTTATTACCAGCGCATCGAATTTTTTCAGGACACCCTTGCCCAATGTTACTGAGGAGCAATGGGACAGTCTGGTCGATACCAATCTGAAGGGAACTTTTTTTACCATGCAGGAGGCTGCTGCAATCATGTGCAAACAGCCCTTCGTCTCGCGCATCATTACGATGACGGATATTTCTGCTGATCTGGTCTGGCGAAACTTTGCACCCTATACGGTATCGAAGTGCGGTATACAGCACCTGACCAGGATTTTCGCAAAGGAGTTTGCACCGACTATTCTGGTAAACTCTATAGCTCCGGGAACGATCACACTCAATCCACAGAAGGAGATGGATTCCGAGGAGGAGATGGTGAGAAAAATACCGCTTCAGCGTCTTGGTGACCCGCTTGATATTGTTAAATGTATCACCTTTCTTCTGGAGAGTGACTATATCACCGGTCAGGTTCTTAATGTGGAGGGTGGACGGCTTCTGCAGTAA
- a CDS encoding QcrA and Rieske domain-containing protein has protein sequence MAQQGNFKSPSRMGGLGDSASPSSAGSVSGGKPRDQGIKEADFERRSFLGKIVGGVGAAVAISTLYPVVRYLIPPPLKEVASVNELNVGKATEVPENTGKIYQFNKDKVIVINDNGKLTACSAVCTHLGCSVSWDNAQNLIFCPCHGAKYQQTGEIISGPQPLPLAPYKVRVEGENLIISKA, from the coding sequence ATGGCACAACAAGGTAATTTCAAGAGCCCGTCAAGAATGGGAGGACTTGGAGATAGCGCGTCACCCTCTTCGGCCGGTTCAGTTTCCGGTGGCAAGCCCCGGGATCAGGGTATCAAAGAGGCCGATTTTGAGCGTCGCAGTTTTCTTGGAAAAATTGTTGGAGGCGTCGGAGCGGCAGTGGCCATATCAACATTGTATCCGGTTGTCAGATATCTCATTCCGCCACCCCTCAAAGAGGTCGCAAGCGTCAATGAACTGAATGTCGGCAAGGCAACAGAAGTACCTGAAAATACCGGCAAGATCTATCAGTTCAACAAAGACAAGGTCATTGTCATCAACGACAACGGAAAGCTGACCGCATGCAGTGCAGTGTGTACGCATCTCGGCTGCAGTGTAAGTTGGGACAATGCCCAGAACCTCATCTTCTGCCCCTGTCATGGAGCGAAGTACCAGCAGACCGGCGAAATCATCTCAGGCCCGCAGCCGTTACCCTTGGCTCCGTACAAAGTAAGGGTTGAAGGGGAAAATCTCATTATTTCGAAAGCTTAA
- a CDS encoding alpha-amylase family glycosyl hydrolase — protein sequence MQNKEHFYVNRNARELFHLTDPEFLSLPSSGQESIITSERQTAVINNFLKKLKGADAKPVLPAQFLGMKLLHALFHSIMTKAIALRQPDFLERLSGTLKEMLSEEESEEYLKRFVASFPAQNVYAGTETPSEWLRLQENRKHVLEESFLVWLNNQNPALEQFSDLLNDEKLTRESSYRKVIMTMRSSMQAMGPVGPDHIDLAELLTRPIKHAPTSILEQLRYIRLNWGDLLDESPLWGLLGGAIDFIEDEDKYLFFEKIAQERALRNDGHVFEKEVHVPEYSSLDDANAPANYSIDSSWMPEVVMLAKSTYVWLDQLSKIYRRPVHRLQDIPDAELDLIAERGFTALWLIGLWQRSFASQKIKQLQGNPEAKASAYALENYTISDDIGGYEGYHNLFQRAKQRGIRLASDMVPNHTGMDSELVRNNPDWFLSSHTAPYYNYSYNGPNLSSDSRYGIYLEDGYWNRSDAAVTFKRVDYLTGDTRYIYHGNDGTIMPWNDTAQLNFLSAEVREGVIQQILQVARMFPIIRFDAAMVLAKRHIQRLWFPLHGHSAGVPSRSANAMSMSEFDAAIPEEFWREVVDRIHQKVPDTLLLAEAFWMLEGYFVRTLGMHRVYNSAFMHMLKKEDNANYRYLIKNTLEFDAEILKRYVNFMNNPDEDTAIAQFGRGDKYFGVCMMMLTMPGLPMFGHGQVEGFTEKYGMEYAKAYYDEQPDENLVGRHYREIFPIMKKRPLFAEVRNFFLYDVYSPEGAVNENIFAYSNRLGEETALVVFNNCFEQATGWIKTSVGYLQDHEIRQSSLSEGLNIGRQENAFVIFRDHASGMEFLRSCREIADNGLLVALDGYKYNVFLDFRVVTPSKLRPYDRLAAELNGRGLESIERAALAMSLSPLHRIITAALTGELLPAVDECGVESDAIGLFESAVASLLNRAGATFSEIMEKPLAVPSALASKAAELYGRALLFPDLLKGDAHSGKLQLALGLGSEGGLEYATLVRQWVMLDAVQQMVAAAGEIHSNLIDDWLMSDALRAIYPESGMIGIPAENLPDLLVCMLTPQPAAAGADEAAEASLLAPVKALSTLNQLHLGRMLQFDERHGKRWFREHRFSVLVAWLTLQELLKERYGVASDDEVEVEVEVEVEQMERVVARWVEASGALDMEAFLSGYEIGELMRLKV from the coding sequence TTGCAGAACAAAGAGCACTTTTATGTAAACAGAAATGCCAGGGAACTTTTTCATCTGACTGATCCTGAGTTCCTCTCTTTACCATCTTCCGGTCAGGAAAGTATCATAACATCGGAACGACAGACTGCCGTCATCAACAATTTTCTGAAAAAGCTGAAGGGCGCCGATGCGAAGCCGGTGCTGCCAGCGCAGTTCCTCGGCATGAAACTGCTGCATGCGCTCTTTCACTCGATTATGACGAAAGCGATCGCTTTACGGCAACCGGACTTTCTGGAGCGTCTCTCGGGTACGCTGAAGGAGATGCTTTCTGAGGAGGAGTCGGAGGAGTACCTGAAACGATTTGTCGCCTCTTTTCCTGCGCAGAATGTCTATGCCGGAACGGAAACGCCTTCGGAGTGGCTTCGGCTGCAGGAGAATCGGAAGCATGTGCTTGAGGAGTCTTTCCTGGTCTGGCTGAATAATCAGAACCCCGCTTTGGAACAGTTTTCCGATCTTTTGAACGATGAGAAGCTGACACGGGAGAGTTCGTACCGGAAGGTGATTATGACCATGCGAAGCTCCATGCAGGCAATGGGGCCTGTGGGGCCCGACCATATCGATCTTGCTGAATTGCTCACCCGCCCCATAAAACATGCTCCGACCTCCATTCTTGAACAGCTTCGCTATATCCGCCTGAATTGGGGTGATCTGCTCGATGAGTCGCCTCTTTGGGGATTGCTTGGCGGCGCCATCGATTTTATTGAGGATGAGGATAAGTACCTCTTTTTCGAAAAGATTGCCCAGGAGCGTGCTCTGCGAAATGATGGCCATGTGTTTGAGAAAGAGGTTCATGTCCCGGAATACAGCTCTCTGGATGATGCCAATGCTCCGGCAAACTACTCTATTGATTCGTCGTGGATGCCTGAAGTGGTGATGCTTGCCAAAAGCACCTATGTCTGGCTCGATCAGCTCAGCAAGATCTATCGGCGCCCGGTTCACCGACTGCAGGATATTCCCGATGCTGAGCTTGACCTTATTGCTGAACGCGGCTTTACGGCATTATGGCTTATCGGACTCTGGCAGCGCAGCTTTGCTTCCCAGAAAATCAAGCAGCTCCAGGGAAATCCTGAGGCCAAGGCGTCGGCATATGCTCTTGAAAATTATACGATTTCCGATGACATTGGCGGTTATGAGGGTTATCACAACCTTTTTCAGAGAGCCAAACAGCGTGGTATCCGCCTCGCAAGTGATATGGTGCCAAATCACACCGGAATGGATTCTGAACTTGTCCGAAACAATCCGGACTGGTTTCTCTCCTCTCACACGGCTCCTTATTATAACTACTCCTATAATGGGCCGAACCTCAGCAGTGATTCGCGCTATGGTATCTACCTCGAAGATGGGTACTGGAACCGTTCTGATGCGGCAGTGACCTTCAAGCGGGTTGATTACCTCACTGGTGATACGCGATACATCTATCATGGCAATGATGGTACCATTATGCCCTGGAATGATACTGCACAGTTGAATTTTTTGAGTGCGGAGGTTCGTGAAGGGGTGATTCAGCAGATTCTTCAGGTTGCGAGGATGTTCCCCATTATCCGTTTCGATGCTGCAATGGTGCTGGCGAAACGGCATATCCAGCGTCTCTGGTTTCCGCTTCATGGTCACAGCGCGGGGGTTCCATCGCGTTCAGCAAATGCCATGAGCATGTCGGAATTTGATGCCGCCATCCCTGAGGAGTTCTGGCGTGAGGTGGTTGACCGTATTCACCAGAAAGTGCCTGATACGCTGCTGCTTGCAGAGGCGTTCTGGATGCTTGAGGGCTATTTTGTCCGCACGCTTGGCATGCACCGGGTCTATAACAGCGCTTTTATGCACATGCTGAAAAAGGAGGATAATGCCAATTATCGCTACCTGATCAAGAATACCCTTGAATTTGACGCTGAAATTCTCAAGCGCTATGTCAACTTCATGAATAACCCTGATGAAGATACGGCCATTGCGCAGTTTGGCCGGGGGGATAAATATTTCGGTGTCTGCATGATGATGCTGACCATGCCTGGACTGCCTATGTTTGGCCATGGACAGGTGGAGGGTTTTACCGAGAAATATGGCATGGAGTATGCAAAGGCCTATTATGATGAGCAGCCGGACGAAAATCTTGTCGGGCGTCATTATCGCGAGATCTTTCCGATCATGAAGAAGCGTCCGCTCTTTGCCGAGGTGCGCAATTTTTTCCTTTATGATGTCTATTCACCGGAAGGGGCAGTCAATGAGAATATCTTCGCCTATTCCAATCGACTGGGTGAGGAAACTGCCCTTGTTGTCTTTAACAACTGCTTTGAACAGGCTACGGGCTGGATTAAAACTTCGGTCGGCTATCTGCAGGATCATGAGATCCGCCAGAGTTCACTCTCTGAAGGACTCAATATTGGCCGTCAGGAGAATGCCTTCGTTATCTTCAGGGATCATGCGAGTGGTATGGAGTTTCTCCGCTCTTGCAGGGAGATTGCCGACAATGGGCTCCTTGTTGCTCTCGATGGCTATAAGTATAATGTCTTCCTTGATTTCAGGGTTGTTACGCCGTCAAAACTCAGGCCCTACGACCGGCTTGCTGCGGAGCTCAATGGCCGGGGGCTCGAGTCGATAGAGCGTGCTGCTCTTGCCATGAGTCTCTCGCCGCTGCACCGGATTATCACAGCCGCCCTGACGGGGGAACTGCTTCCTGCTGTGGATGAGTGTGGAGTGGAAAGCGATGCGATTGGCCTGTTCGAGAGTGCCGTGGCTTCGCTGCTTAACAGGGCTGGCGCTACGTTCAGTGAAATTATGGAAAAACCGCTTGCTGTTCCCTCCGCTCTTGCATCGAAGGCGGCTGAGCTTTATGGCAGGGCTCTCCTCTTTCCGGATCTTCTGAAGGGAGATGCGCATTCCGGCAAACTTCAGTTGGCTCTTGGTTTGGGCAGCGAAGGGGGCCTGGAGTATGCAACCCTTGTGCGGCAGTGGGTTATGCTTGATGCAGTGCAGCAGATGGTTGCTGCAGCCGGAGAGATCCATTCGAACCTGATTGATGACTGGCTGATGAGTGATGCGCTCAGGGCAATCTATCCTGAATCGGGAATGATCGGTATTCCTGCTGAAAACCTGCCTGACCTGCTTGTCTGCATGCTCACTCCTCAACCGGCGGCTGCAGGAGCAGATGAAGCGGCTGAGGCCTCTCTGCTCGCTCCTGTGAAAGCGCTCTCTACCCTCAATCAGCTCCATCTGGGCCGTATGCTGCAATTTGATGAGCGGCATGGTAAAAGATGGTTCCGCGAGCATCGTTTCAGCGTTCTGGTGGCGTGGCTTACGTTACAGGAGTTGCTGAAAGAGCGTTATGGGGTTGCTTCTGATGATGAGGTTGAGGTTGAGGTTGAGGTTGAGGTTGAGCAAATGGAGAGGGTAGTTGCCCGTTGGGTGGAGGCTTCAGGAGCGCTTGACATGGAGGCTTTCCTTTCGGGATATGAGATTGGCGAGTTGATGCGACTGAAAGTATAG
- a CDS encoding carotenoid 1,2-hydratase, with protein MKITTKLDQERWHEMQDPGAYEWWYFDAEDKESGFSFVLIWFSGFPFSPYYTSHYEKWKNRSRADAPSPSNYSGFSFQLYENQREIINFIREGRRELFESSRTDIGVRFEKNRFTYNALRDEYTLDIDFTFPARHKALKATLLFKSCKRLVYEKKDNNNNGRVPLHQWLLSVPGADVEGAITITETSDHTVRTIPVKAKGYHDHNLGAVPMQEYISRWYWGRAFSAHFDIIYYVVFFKNNDYQPLSLLLLHDNQSETFTIYDTVQFHESNFRRGLFSPLHSRDLYLHFEHANLKIHHNTVLDAGPFYLRFASSITLQTEDQQIENITGISEFLNPLRLESRFMRVFTRSRIWRDGEASIMYGIYNRFKRSLDWNNR; from the coding sequence ATGAAAATTACCACAAAGCTCGATCAGGAACGCTGGCACGAAATGCAGGATCCGGGAGCGTACGAGTGGTGGTACTTCGATGCTGAAGACAAAGAGAGCGGATTCTCTTTCGTCCTCATCTGGTTCTCCGGCTTTCCTTTTTCCCCATACTACACCAGCCATTACGAAAAGTGGAAAAACCGGAGCCGGGCCGACGCACCCTCACCCTCCAACTACTCCGGCTTCAGTTTCCAATTGTATGAAAACCAGCGAGAGATCATCAATTTCATCCGCGAGGGTCGCCGCGAACTCTTTGAAAGCAGTCGCACCGATATTGGTGTCCGCTTCGAAAAAAACCGTTTTACCTACAACGCACTGCGGGACGAGTATACCCTCGACATTGACTTTACCTTTCCGGCCCGTCACAAAGCCCTCAAAGCAACCTTGCTGTTCAAATCGTGCAAGAGGCTCGTTTACGAAAAAAAAGATAACAACAACAACGGCAGGGTACCCCTTCACCAGTGGCTTTTAAGCGTTCCGGGAGCCGATGTCGAAGGCGCCATTACCATTACAGAAACATCAGACCATACCGTTCGTACCATTCCAGTCAAGGCGAAAGGCTATCATGACCATAACCTCGGCGCCGTTCCCATGCAGGAATATATCTCCCGCTGGTACTGGGGCCGTGCCTTTTCCGCGCACTTCGACATCATCTATTATGTCGTGTTTTTTAAAAACAACGACTATCAACCACTTTCCCTCCTGCTTCTTCACGACAACCAGAGCGAAACCTTTACCATTTATGATACAGTGCAGTTTCATGAAAGCAACTTCAGACGAGGTCTTTTTTCCCCCCTGCACAGCCGCGATCTTTACCTGCACTTTGAACATGCAAACCTGAAAATTCACCACAACACCGTGCTCGATGCCGGGCCCTTCTATTTACGTTTTGCCTCCTCAATCACCCTGCAGACCGAGGATCAGCAGATCGAGAACATCACAGGGATATCGGAATTTCTCAATCCACTCCGATTAGAGTCAAGGTTTATGCGCGTTTTCACCCGCAGCCGCATCTGGCGAGATGGAGAGGCGTCGATCATGTACGGCATTTATAACCGTTTTAAGCGTTCTTTGGATTGGAATAATCGATGA